The window CAGAGGATGTCTTCAGCGGCTATGCGAGACTCGAATGCCTTAGCAAATCCTGATCAGCAGGCAATACCGTTCAAGCAATTCCAAGCAGGTAGCTTCCATAGAGCAGCACACATACGCTATCGAAGACGCCGGTCAGGACCAGGCCACGGGTCGGGCCGCGAACGTTGAGCCAGATCAACGAGGCAAAGGCTAACTTCTCGGCCATAGCCGCAAAGACGATGGGGCCGCGCACTTCGGCGTGGCCGGCGGCATAGAGCAGCAGCAAGCCGAAGGTGGTTGCCACAAGACCCCAGTGTGCCGAGAAGAAGAGTTCTGCGCTGCCGCCCACTTCAATGCGATTGAGAATTCGCAGGTAGGGCCTGGGCGCCAGAAACTGCAGCAGAGCGCTGGCCGTGATGGCGCCGGTTACGTAGAGAATGATGCTGATGTGATCGGTAATCATTGCTGCTTTGTCTCCGTCTTTGGCGATCGGCCTACGACGCCGCGCCCGACGTCGCCCCCACAAGATAGATAGCGTAAAGCGCGACACAGATCGAGTCGAAGACCAGGCCGACCATCATCTTCTTGCCGAAATCTTGAAATTTGATCAGCAGGATAATAATATAGGAGAGCTTGCTGCAGCTGATAGCCAGCATCACCGGAACACGCAGCTCAGCATGGGCGCCGGCGTAGATCAGAAGACCGCCGCCAATGGCGACCATCAACGCCCAGTGCCGGGCGAAGATCAGGGCGGCCTCGCTGGACAATTCAATTTGATTGAACTGCTTCAGTGCAAAGCGCGGGCTGATAAACTGCAGTAGCATGATTGCCGTTATTCCGCCCGTAACATACAGGATAATATCTATGTGTTCCGCTACCATTCCGCGCTCCCATTCCTGTCCTGATCATCTACAATAATGCAATCGCCTACTGACCGGCGACGCCATCATGACCGGGGCGAATCCGGAACAGATGATAGGGCGCATGCGCCCTGATATGCTCCTGACTTTGCAGAGCAATATCCGGGATATCGCTGTCAGCAATATAGAGCCACCCATCCGGACCAAAGGAAAAGCCATCTGGCCAGCGCATGGCATCGCTCGTCACCAACGTGAATAGCTTGCCATCTGCGCCAAGCACGGCGATGCCCCGGTGTTCCATATCAGTCAGATAGACATTCCCGGCGTTGTCAATCGTAATGCCGTCGCTTTGCACCTTTGGGCCGGCCTTTTCTACGCGAGCGGCAAGCTGATCGGCGCTCAGCGCCGGATTGTTCAAATCCGCTGTGCGAATTCGAAATAGATCCTCGTGATTCATTGGACCATAGTACAACCAATCCCCGGCTGGATGGATGGCAATGGAATCCACGCCAGCGCGCAAGGCGATCAATCCGCCAAGGCGAACCATTGGACCGTTGTAGGCGCGGATCAAATAGTTCTGTGGCTGCACGGATACGTCGTTTTCCAGAAGGCGCCGACTTTCATTGGCGACAGTGTCGACGACAATCAAGGCCGGCGATTTGCCAAAGAAATTTACATCGGCGATGTAAACGTAGCGCCCGCTGGGATCAATGGCCAGATCCTGGAGATAAGATAGCAGTCCCGCAACGTTCGAAGGGAAATCGTAGCGATAGACGACCTTGCGCGAGTCAATGTCCACGGCCGCCAGTCTGGCCCCATGGATGCCATTGTCCCCGTGGTCAATGGTCCAGAGACGGTTTTTCGAATCAACGCGAATGCCCTGAGGAAAGCGATAGAGTTCCTGCTGTGCAGCCTGGTCGGGAAAGGCCTGTGGCTTCCCGTCGACAATTTCGGCGACATGCATTCCCTGCGGCTTTGCTTCCGGATGAAAAGTAATGAAGATCCGACCGCTGCGCGAGACGGCGATGTTGCCTGGCGGTTGATCAAGGCTGGCGACCAATTGCAGCGCCGAGGCCGGCAGTCTGGCGGCGGTGCTGCGATCAGGAAAATTTTCGCCGCCGCCGTAGCGCAGCCGGAGGCCCGCCGCCAGTACGCAGATCAGCGCGACCAGAATCAGCAGGATGCGCAGCCAGAGCCTTCGGGATGGTTTTCCATCGTATTTGGATCGTTTCGACATTGCATCAACCTCCGCAAGATGAATGAAGATTCATTCTTCACCCTTGCACTGTCAATCCGGAATGACAAAAAAGTCAGCGAGCAGCCGCTGGCGCCAATCGCTGCCAGGCCCCTGGCGAAAGCCGACCAGCGCTGTGGCCAGGGCATTGCGCACGCGTTGCAATGCAGCTAGCTTCTGATCCAGCTCGCATAGCTTGTCGGATAGGCCTGTCACTACGTCCTGCACGGTTTCTGCATTCTCCAGCAATTTCAGAAAGCTGTAGATCTCGCTCAATCGAAATCCCATCTGTCGGGCGTTGCGAACAAAGTGCAGTTGGCGGACGGCCTCTTCGTTGTAGCGTCGATAGTTGTTGTCCAGTCTTGGTCCGCTGTCCAGCAATCCAAGCCGCTCATAGTAGCGAATTGTCGCCGGCGATAGTCCGGTCTTCCTGGCAATTTCAGAAATCAGCATACTCGTTTCCAAAAAAAGTCATTGGCCGATCTTGACCCTCAAGCGCGCTTCAATGATAAGCTTTTGCCTGCTTTTTTGCAGGGAGGCAAACTTTATGAAACATGCGGCCATCAGTGTGCTTGTATTTGGATTCTATCTGGCAGGACAGGGCGCCATTTTGCTATTGGCCCCCAATCTACTGCTGGGAATTTTGGGCCTGCCGCCGACCGACGAGGCCTGGATTCGAGCGGTAGGAGTCGCGCTTCTGGTCCTCTCCTATTACTATGTGCGTACATCTCTTGCCAACAACCTGGCCTTTTTTCGTTTGAGCGTACACGGTCGAAGCATCCAGCTGCTCCTGATAGGCGGCCTTGTCCTGAGTGGAAGCGCGCCGGCAATCCTGGGCGCCTTCGCCCTATTCGAATTTCTGTCCGGCGTTTGGACCTGGCTTGCACTGCGTTCCGCGGCCGAAAGCTAAGGGCCAGCCGGCGCGCCGTCCGACCTTGCGGCCGGCGGCGCAGCAATCGGCCTCTACTTTGCCTTCTTTGGCTTGCTGATGTTATAGCTCATCATCGCCATCACTCGACGCGGCGTGCTGCGAACGGAAGCGGCCAGAAAGTAATTCATCAGGCCGGGAATGGTTGAAGGCGCCTTGCCCAGTTTGTTCAAGCACTGCGCTACAACATCGCGGGGCTCGGACCAGCCGCCCATGGGCTTCTGTCCGGCATTGCCCGCTACGTTTTGAAAATCGGTGCGCGTGTAGCCAGGCGAAAGCGCAATCACATCAATGCCAAAGGGGCGCAATTCCGCCCACAGCGCCTCGCCCAGCATCAAATTGAATGCTTTCGTAGCGCCGTAGGTTGCAAAGAAAGGGCAGGGTTGATAGGCGCCGTTGGAAGAAAGAAAGACAATACCGCCCTTCTTGCGGGCGACCATATCGTTTACAAACAGGTGCGTCAACTCTACCGGCAGGCTGCAATTCAGCGCCACCATATTGGCCTCTTTACTGCCTTCTATTTCATGGAAGAGACCGTAGGTTCCGTAGCCTGCATTGTTTACCAGCAGACCAACTTTCAGACCCATGGATTGCACCTGTGATTGAACCTTCTCTGCCGCTCCTGGCGCGCTGAGATCGGCGGCGATGATGCGCACATCGACGCCGGCCTCGCTCTGCAGCTGCTGGGCCAGCGCCGAGAGCCTGTCCTCTCGTCTGGCGACCAGGATCAAATCCATTCTGCGCGCTGCCAGCTGCCGCGCAAATTCCTCGCCCAGGCCTCCCGAAGCGCCGGTAATCAGCGCCGCTCCGCCAAATCGTTCCTTCCAGTTTTGCATTGCTTGCTACCTCCTGGCCCCGCCCGGCGCACTACTGGCCGGCGATGGGCGCGTGTGAATGAACTTTCATTCACAATGAGATCGCCGTCAAGCTCAAATCGGCCGCGCTGCTCTGGATCTGGATCGCTGGAATTGGCCTTGACGTCCGAAGAAACGGCGGCCAGGCTTCGACCGCGCCGACTGCAAGGGGGCATTGAGCGACGCTCTTTTCGCGTTCGGAAGTATCTTATGAGCGTGCGACAGGCGACAAAGGCGGATAGCGGCAAGCGCCGGCAGATCCTGGCGGCCGCGCTGCAGCTCTTTTCTGCAAAGGGTTATGAAGCTACGCCGGTTCCGGAGATAGCCGCCGAATGCAAGATTGCCGTGGGCGGCCTCTATCGCTACTTCAAGAGCAAAGAAGATCTGGCCAACTGCCTCTTCCAGGAGGTTAAGACAAACTACAGCGCAATCCTTTCCGATGGATTTGACCGCATCGAAGATACGCGTGAGAAATTCTTACATCTCTGGAAAGCAATGGTGCGTTTTTCAGAGCAGCGGCCGCAGGAATTTATCTTTCTTGAGTTTCACAATCATTCTACCTATCTCAACAAGAAGAGTCGCGACCTCGACGCTCGGGCCATGCGCGACATTGAGCAGTTCATTCGCCGCGCACAGCGCCGGGGAGAATTGAAAAAGATGGAGCCGGCGCTGACCGTGGCCATCGTCGTCGGGATCTTCCTGGCCTACTTCAAAACGCGAACCGAAGGCCAGCTGGCCCATCCCGAGACGGCGCTCAAACAGGCCGAGGCTGCTGCGTGGCGCGCGGTGGGCGTATGAGGTCCGCTCCCAGCGGAGCGCTGCCGTCGCTCCGGCATGAAAAGCTGTTGAAGGCCTGAGCAGCGCCGCCCAAGCATGACGCCCGCGGTCTTCGTTACCGCGGGACGAGGGGCAGTCGGACATGAAGCTGAAAGGCGACAAAATCGAAATTCACCGGGACGAGAACGGCATTCCGCACATTCGCGCGTTGACTATTGCCGATGCCTGCTTTGCGCAAGGCTATGTTCATGCCACCGATCGCGGCATGCAAATGCTGTTGATGCGCATCCTGGGCCAGGGACGCGCTGCCGAGCTGCTTGACGGCAGCGATAAAATGGTCGATATCGACCGCTTTTTTCGCAAGATGAACTGGGCCGCCGTCGGCAGCAACCAGACACAATCGCTCACCGACTTTTCACGAGAGTGCCTGCAGGCTTACGCCGCCGGCGTCAACGAGGGCTTTGGCGGCAAGGTCCCGTGGGAATTTCGTTTGTTGAAGGCGCCCTTCGAGGCCTGGCGCATGGAGGACAGCTTTCTTATTTCCAGGATGATTGGGTACTTAACGCTTTCCCAGTCGCAGGGCGAAGTTGAGCGGCTGCTGATTGAGATGATTCAGGCCGGGGTGGCCGGCGATTTGCTGGAGGAACTTTTTCCGGGACTGCTCTCCGGACTCGATCGTGAACTAGTCCAGTCGGTGAAGCTGGACCATCACATTGTGCCATCCAGTTTGCTCTGGGAGCTGGGCGCCCCGCGCTTTATGGCCTCCAACAACTGGGTGCTGTCCGGTCGCAAGACGGCCAGCGGCCACGCGCTGCTTTGCAACGATCCGCATCTTGAGATCAACCGCATCCCGAACGTCTGGCAGGAGATAGTGATGGAGGTTGGCGACAACTATCTGATGGGCGGTTGTATGCCGGGGGCCCCCGGCGTCCTTTCCGGCCGCAACCGCGAGCTGTCCTGGGGCGTAACTTATTCCTTTATGGATGGCGAGGACTCGTGGATCGAACGTTGCAAGGATGGCCGCTATTATCGCGAGGGAGAAGGCTGGAAAGATTTTCAGGTGCGCAAAGAAACGATCAAGCGCAAAGGCCAGACCGCCGCGGAAGTCATCTACTACCAGAACGAGCATGGCGTCCTTGCGGGCGATCCGCGCCATGAGGGGCTCTATCTGGCAAGTCGCTGGGCGTGCGGCGAATCAGGGGCGCGCACGCTGACCCGTATTCTGGAAATGTGGAACGTGAAGAGCGTCGAGGAGGGCATGCGCACCCTTGGTCAGGTGGAAACGGCGTGGAATTTTGTGTTTGCTGACCGTCAGGGCGCCATCGGCTACCAGATGTCCGGTCTGATGCCATTGCGTCGCGACGGCATTAGCGGACTGGTTCCCTTGCCGGGATGGCTTCCTGAAAATGACTGGCAGGGATTTGCCGCGGTCGAAGACCTGCCGCGCTCTTTGAATCCGGAGCAGGGTTTCTTTGTAACCACAAACAACGATCTCAATCGCTGGGGCAAGCGCAAGCCGCTGAACATGCCCATGGGGCCTTACCGCGCCGAACGCGTCGAAAGCGTTTTGCACCAGCGCAACGACTTCACGCGCAAGGACATGATCGATCTGCACTACGATGTATACTCGACGCAGGCTGAACAATTCATGAAAATCATCCGGCCGTTGCTGCCGGATCAGGGGCAGGGCAAGGTCCTGCAAGACTGGGATATGAAGTACGATCCAGCCTCAAAGGGCGCCTCGCTTTTCGAGCGCGTCTATCGCGCGCTGTATCGCGAGGTATTCGGCAAAAAGGGCGTAGGCGCTCAGGTCGAAGGCTATCTCTACAGCGAAACTGGCATGTACATCGATTTCTACATCAACTTTGATCGAATTCTTCTATCGCAGAGCTCGCGCTGGTTTGGCGGCGAATCGCGCGAGGCAATCTATCGCCGGGCAATCGCCGAAGCGCTCTCCAGCGCCGCCCCCGCCTGGGGTTCGTTGCAGAAGATCAAGCTCTC of the Leptospirales bacterium genome contains:
- a CDS encoding penicillin acylase family protein gives rise to the protein MKLKGDKIEIHRDENGIPHIRALTIADACFAQGYVHATDRGMQMLLMRILGQGRAAELLDGSDKMVDIDRFFRKMNWAAVGSNQTQSLTDFSRECLQAYAAGVNEGFGGKVPWEFRLLKAPFEAWRMEDSFLISRMIGYLTLSQSQGEVERLLIEMIQAGVAGDLLEELFPGLLSGLDRELVQSVKLDHHIVPSSLLWELGAPRFMASNNWVLSGRKTASGHALLCNDPHLEINRIPNVWQEIVMEVGDNYLMGGCMPGAPGVLSGRNRELSWGVTYSFMDGEDSWIERCKDGRYYREGEGWKDFQVRKETIKRKGQTAAEVIYYQNEHGVLAGDPRHEGLYLASRWACGESGARTLTRILEMWNVKSVEEGMRTLGQVETAWNFVFADRQGAIGYQMSGLMPLRRDGISGLVPLPGWLPENDWQGFAAVEDLPRSLNPEQGFFVTTNNDLNRWGKRKPLNMPMGPYRAERVESVLHQRNDFTRKDMIDLHYDVYSTQAEQFMKIIRPLLPDQGQGKVLQDWDMKYDPASKGASLFERVYRALYREVFGKKGVGAQVEGYLYSETGMYIDFYINFDRILLSQSSRWFGGESREAIYRRAIAEALSSAAPAWGSLQKIKLSHILFGGKFPSFLGFDRGPITLIGGRATPHQGQIYRSAGRLTTFAPSFRTIIEMQSDVCHTNLIGGATDRRFSKWYCSDLQNWLQGRYKELMPGKASGDFP
- a CDS encoding TetR family transcriptional regulator is translated as MSVRQATKADSGKRRQILAAALQLFSAKGYEATPVPEIAAECKIAVGGLYRYFKSKEDLANCLFQEVKTNYSAILSDGFDRIEDTREKFLHLWKAMVRFSEQRPQEFIFLEFHNHSTYLNKKSRDLDARAMRDIEQFIRRAQRRGELKKMEPALTVAIVVGIFLAYFKTRTEGQLAHPETALKQAEAAAWRAVGV
- a CDS encoding MerR family transcriptional regulator, with protein sequence MLISEIARKTGLSPATIRYYERLGLLDSGPRLDNNYRRYNEEAVRQLHFVRNARQMGFRLSEIYSFLKLLENAETVQDVVTGLSDKLCELDQKLAALQRVRNALATALVGFRQGPGSDWRQRLLADFFVIPD
- a CDS encoding SDR family oxidoreductase, whose translation is MQNWKERFGGAALITGASGGLGEEFARQLAARRMDLILVARREDRLSALAQQLQSEAGVDVRIIAADLSAPGAAEKVQSQVQSMGLKVGLLVNNAGYGTYGLFHEIEGSKEANMVALNCSLPVELTHLFVNDMVARKKGGIVFLSSNGAYQPCPFFATYGATKAFNLMLGEALWAELRPFGIDVIALSPGYTRTDFQNVAGNAGQKPMGGWSEPRDVVAQCLNKLGKAPSTIPGLMNYFLAASVRSTPRRVMAMMSYNISKPKKAK